In Micromonospora ferruginea, the sequence GCGCGGCCGAGCAGGTCGTGCAGGGCGATGTCGACGGCGGCCTTGGCCAGCGGCGCGCCGATGGTGAAGCCCCGGTTGATCGCCCGGTCGAACGCGGTGGTGACGCCGTCGAGGTCCCAGGCGGGGCGGCCGAGGATCGCCGGGGCGAGGTAGCGGTCGACGGTGGTGACGATGGACTCGGCGGTCTCGTCGGTCCAGGCCGGGATCGGGGTGGCCTCGCCCCAGCCGGTGACGCCGTCCGCGCTGACCTTGACCAGCACCCGGATGCTCGGGGTGCCGGCGACGGCGACCGCGCCGCCGGAGACGCCGAACGAGCGGATCGTGGGCAGCGCGACCGGGTACGTCTCGACGCGGTCGACGGTCAGGCCGGCGAGCGCGTTCACACGCCCACCTTGGCGGTGCTGGCGCGCACCACGACCTCGCCGGTCATCCGCACGATCCGTCGCCGGCGGGTGGTGTTCTCGGTCAACGCCAGCTCCATCACCTTCTCGCCGAGTTCGCGCAGCGGCAGCGCCACCGTGGTCAGCGGCGGGGTGAGGTCGCGGACGATCGGGATGTCGTCGAAGCCGGCGACGGAGACGTCGCCGGGCACGCTGAGCCCGCGGTCGCGCAGCGCCGCGTACGCGCCGATGGCCATCACGTCGGTCAGGGCGAACACGCAGGTGGCGTCGAGGCCCCGGTCGAGCAGTTCGGTCATCGCCTGGTAGCCGCCGTCGCGGGTGAACGGCCCCTCCACCACGTGGGCCGGGTCGAGCGTGACGCCGGCGGCGGCGAGTTCGTCGCGGAAGCCGCCGAGGCGGTCGATGACGGTGGTGAGGGCGTGCGGGCCGGAGAGCACCGCGAAGCGGCGGTGGCCCAACTCCAGCAGGGCGCGGGCCATGGCGGCGGCGCCGGCCCGGTTCTCCGGCAGCACGCTGTCGACCTTGAGGCTGCGGTGCCGGCTGACCACGGCGACCCGGCCGCCGCCGTCGAGGTAGGGCTTCAGCTCGGCCTCCATGGCCCGTTCCCAGCGGGCGTCCTCGAAGCCGGAGCCGATGAGCAGGATGGCCGGCGCGCGCTCGGCGCGCAGCATCGACACGTACGCGATCTCGCGTTCCGGGTCGCGGAACGTGCTGGCGAGCATGACCAGCAGGTCGTTGGCGCCGGCGATGCGCATGACCCCGCCGGCGATGGCGGCGAAGTAGGGGTCGGTGACGTCGTGGCAGATGACGCCGACGGTGCGGTGGGAGGCGCCGGCGAGCGCCCGGGCGTGCGCGTTCGGGGTGTAGGCGAGCTGGGCGGCGGCGGCCAGGACGCGGTCGCGCAACTGCGGGGTGACGCGCATGCCGTTGAGCGCGCGGGAGGCCGTGGCCAGCGAGACGTCGGCGGCTCTGGCCACGTCTTCCAGGGTCACGTGCGTCCGTGGCTGCATCGATTTTCCCCCTGCGGAACGTCTTGACCGGCTTGTTTCTGCGTGGTTACCGTAGCATCCTGAAAGCGCTTACTGAAAGCGCATTCACGGCCGATTCCCCGACCTCACCGGGGTTGTCGGCCCCGGAGAACGGAGGGTCATGGCCGCGCAGAGCACCATCGAGCAGCCCGGACGGACCAGCCCGCCCGGACGCCCCACGCCGGCCGCCCGCCGCTCGGGCCGGCCCGGCGCCGCCGTGCTCCGGTTCGCCGGGCGCACCTGGCGGCCGGCCGCGGTCCTCGCGGCCATCCTCGTGCTCTGGTGGGTGGTCACCGCCGCCGAGCTGGTCAAGCCCTACCTGGTCCCGTCGCCGTCGGCCACGCTGGACGTGGTGCGGGCCCAACCCGGCTACTTCGCCCACCACACCTGGATCACCACCTACGAGACCGTGCTCGGCTTCGTCATCGCGATCGCCGTCGGCGTGCTGTCGGCGGTGGTGATGGTCTACTCCCCCACGGTCGAGAAGAGCCTCTACCCGCTGCTGCTGTTCGCCCAGGTCATCCCGAAGATCGCGATCGC encodes:
- a CDS encoding LacI family DNA-binding transcriptional regulator, whose protein sequence is MARAADVSLATASRALNGMRVTPQLRDRVLAAAAQLAYTPNAHARALAGASHRTVGVICHDVTDPYFAAIAGGVMRIAGANDLLVMLASTFRDPEREIAYVSMLRAERAPAILLIGSGFEDARWERAMEAELKPYLDGGGRVAVVSRHRSLKVDSVLPENRAGAAAMARALLELGHRRFAVLSGPHALTTVIDRLGGFRDELAAAGVTLDPAHVVEGPFTRDGGYQAMTELLDRGLDATCVFALTDVMAIGAYAALRDRGLSVPGDVSVAGFDDIPIVRDLTPPLTTVALPLRELGEKVMELALTENTTRRRRIVRMTGEVVVRASTAKVGV